The Anopheles merus strain MAF chromosome 2L, AmerM5.1, whole genome shotgun sequence genome has a segment encoding these proteins:
- the LOC121592843 gene encoding keratin, type I cytoskeletal 9-like isoform X4, producing MKLFVVLMALVAAAVAAPAPQFGFGYPGFGGGYRHHPRFYRPYPGPHYGGHYGGPVGGLLGGGGGGFSGSQANAQSASFNIGLGGISGSFSNSNANSFGGGHGGGFGGSGAQASAQSASFGGGLGGFGGSASNAQASANSFGGGGGGLFF from the exons ATGAAACTGTTTGTAGTGTTGATGGCCCTGGTGGCCGCTGCGGTTGCTGCACCGGCGCCCCAGTTTGGCTTCGGATATCCCGGCTTTGGAGGAG GATACCGACACCATCCACGCTTCTATCGCCCGTATCCAGGCCCCCACTATGGTGGACACTACGGTGGTCCGGTCGGTGGTCtgctgggtggtggtggtggtggattcTCCGGCAGCCAGGCTAACGCACAGTCCGCCTCGTTCAACATCGGTCTAGGCGGCATTTCGGGCTCGTTCAGTAACTCGAACGCTAACTCGTTCGGCGGTGGCCATGGCGGTGGTTTCGGTGGATCCGGTGCACAGGCATCGGCACAGTCCGCCTCGTTTGGCGGCGGTTTGGGAGGTTTCGGTGGTTCGGCCTCCAATGCCCAAGCGTCGGCCAATTCGTTCGGTGGAGGCGGCGGTGGTTT GTTCTTCTAA
- the LOC121592227 gene encoding adenylate cyclase, terminal-differentiation specific-like, which translates to MKHWYAFAIVGLCLLLERTSCAPQFGAFARASSSKYVVKEQSVARVGKVEINNYNPSNPITANAIGSIASLRNQFRVQTVFQTPDQQIRQPQGIRNPLTNQNTQPNLARAQQTTFQQIRPTAGRVQQFQPARINAPQNQVITEQQIVKQIQPSRTNVPQNQLIRRQQIVQQLQPTGANVPQTQLIRRQQIVQQFQPTGTNAPQTQTIRRQQIGQQVQPTVTRVQPVQVTRRTQIVQQVLPTRPNVPQTQAIRRQQVVQQVQPTLTRVQPVQVVRRQQAVQQVQSTRTNAPQTQTIRRQQTVQQQPTVSRVQPVQVIRQQQQPRVVSQPQPIATAQYTQAQTVQTAPAQSQYERELAQYRQVLAEYQAQTGGAAPQVYQTQTAAPQVYQAQTAAPVVYQPQPQYVQTYAQPVQQQPYYVQPAQQQPYYQPSTGRSNTSGGRSSGFLSTFANGLRALTGGLFG; encoded by the exons ATGAAGCATTGGTATGCCTTTGCGATTGTAGGACTGTGTTTGCTGCTCGAAAGGACGAGCTGTGCACCACAGTTTGGAG CTTTCGCGCGGGCAAGCAGTTCGAAGTACGTGGTGAAGGAGCAATCGGTAGCACGTGTGGGCAAAgtggaaataaataattaca ATCCCTCCAACCCCATCACGGCGAATGCCATCGGTTCGATTGCGTCATTGCGTAATCAGTTCAGGGTACAAACCGTTTTTCAAACTCCAGACCAACAAATTCGGCAACCTCAAGGAATAAGGAATCCGCTAACAAATCAGAATACTCAGCCAAACTTGGCACGTGCTCAGCAGACTACGTTCCAACAGATTAGGCCCACCGCTGGAAGAGTTCAGCAGTTTCAACCAGCCAGGATAAACGCTCCCCAGAATCAGGTCATCACGGAGCAGCAGATAGTGAAGCAGATTCAACCCTCCAGGACAAATGTTCCCCAGAATCAGCTAATCAGACGGCAGCAGATAGTGCAGCAGTTGCAGCCTACTGGGGCAAATGTTCCCCAGACTCAGCTCATCAGGCGCCAGCAgatagtgcagcagtttcaacCCACAGGGACAAATGCTCCCCAGACACAAACCATCAGGCGACAGCAGATAGGGCAGCAGGTACAGCCCACTGTGACAAGAGTGCAGCCAGTTCAAGTAACAAGGCGAACGCAAATAGTGCAACAGGTACTACCGACCCGGCCAAACGTTCCCCAAACACAAGCCATCAGGCGACAGCAAGTAGTGCAGCAGGTTCAGCCCACCCTGACAAGAGTTCAGCCAGTTCAAGTAGTAAGACGTCAGCAAGCAGTGCAGCAAGTTCAATCTACCAGGACAAACGCTCCCCAGACACAAACCATCAGGCGACAACAgaccgtgcagcagcagcccacTGTGTCTAGAGTGCAGCCAGTACAAGTGATaaggcagcaacagcaaccacgGGTAGTAAGCCAGCCACAACCCATCGCAACAGCACAATACACACAGGCTCAAACGGTGCAAACCGCCCCTGCTCAGTCACAGTACGAGCGTGAGCTAGCTCAGTATCGCCAGGTTCTGGCTGAATACCAAGCACAAACAGGAGGAGCAGCACCTCAAGTGTACCAGACCCAAACAGCAGCGCCGCAAGTTTATCAGGCCCAAACAGCAGCGCCTGTAGTTTACCAACCCCAACCACAATACGTCCAAACATACGCACAGCCAGTCCAACAGCAGCCGTACTATGTGCAGCcggcccagcagcagccataCTATCAGCCGAGCACCGGTCGATCCAACACTTCCGGCGGCAGGTCTTCAGGTTTCTTATCCA CTTTCGCGAATGGATTACGAGCGCTTACCGGTGGATTGTTTGGTTAA
- the LOC121592842 gene encoding 28S ribosomal protein S15, mitochondrial-like, whose amino-acid sequence MNALAKLKTLTPSVNQIVRTYALKSDLKIKWVRPEKIPCYKPEKSGDLQSLPTFAGTELMKDYRDSKELESANEHVRNLFTIQHNRRREMVENFKEDMVRRVYRHELDYGSIEAQLGLMTARIRSLQDYMEKFPRQSVVKVQLKELIDKRKRFLRYLRRWDYRRFEYMLEKLDLVYKPYPTHFHWITRKDSLRKLTNIHCDQIKETRLEEYRRQLESQQLDFLENKLKTLEFIRKEQTECQVPVTVTSDEIKAVRKQYEELKQKRAAAAESLKEPEDS is encoded by the exons ATGAACGCGCTCGCCAAGCTGAAAACGCTCACCCCCAGCGTCAATCAAATCGTACGCACGTACGCATTAAAATCGGACCTCAAAATCAAATGGGTCCGACCGGAGAAGATCCCGTGCTACAAGCCGGAGAAGTCGGGCGATTTGCAGTCCCTGCCGACGTTTGCCGGCACCGAACTGATGAAGGATTACCGTGACTCGAAGGAGCTGGAGTCGGCCAACGAGCATGTGCGCAATCTGTTCACCATACAGCACAATCGGCGCCGGGAGATGGTGGAAAACTTTAAGGAGGACATGGTGCGAAGGGTGTACCGACACGAGCTGGACTACGGTTCCATCGAGGCACAGC TGGGGCTGATGACGGCCAGGATTCGCAGCTTGCAAGACTACATGGAAAAGTTCCCCCGCCAGTCCGTTGTGAAGGTTCAGCTGAAGGAGTTGATTGACAAACGCAAGCGCTTCCTTCGTTACCTGCGCCGATGGGACTATCGGCGGTTCGAGTACATGCTGGAGAAGCTTGATCTCGTGTACAAACCCTATCCAAC GCATTTCCACTGGATCACACGCAAAGACTCGTTGCGCAAGCTGACCAACATCCACTGCGACCAAATCAAAGAGACGCGATTGGAAGAGTACCGCCGGCAGTTGGAATCGCAACAGCTTGACTTTCTCGAGAACAAGCTGAAAACGCTAGAATTCATCCGCAAGGAGCAGACGGAATGTCAGGTGCCGGTGACAGTAACGAGCGATGAAATTAAAGCCGTCCGTAAGCAATACGAAGAGCTGAAGCAAAAgcgagcggcagcagcagaaagcTTAAAAGAGCCCGAAGATTCGTAA
- the LOC121592841 gene encoding SH3 domain-containing protein Dlish, which produces MAFLCPVRIRRGKKKKPIGSDIDKDLSSSLGLNHGMGRITGSASIETLVRVGIEKEHGLSPDSKMVVLHDFTPCVDDELEVKRGQIVNILYRENDWVYVIGQDTRQEGFIPHSYCAPFNTQLADLAIKKKLPRDLSTMGAPGGGAGGGGGVNGGGGSGGGGGTGPGTTGLVVGGGGLGNGVGLTAADLTDGGMPDISMDVLDDSTGPGLLTNALKHSQASLSSEPDFLPFAKDPSGRYIVLYTFIARDENDVSVERGEFVTVLNREDPEWFWIVRSDGQEGFIPSGFVYPAENILQGHAGKQQQQGGVNSMGSIGNDMNSLQAMGGGNMTLGGGGGGQHQQQQQQQQQQAQHQQQAQQQQQQQQHQQQPGIGSDDLRYHGTELVMLYDYKAQAPDDLSVRRGDWIYADLNNQTVDGWLWAYAPKTRKYGFIPKAYARPPAMTSL; this is translated from the exons ATGGCATTCCTCTGTCCCGTACGCATAAGACgggggaaaaagaagaaac CGATCGGAAGCGATATCGACAAGGATCTGTCGAGCAGTCTCGGGCTCAATCATGGCATGGGCCGCATCACTGGATCGGCCAGCATCGAAACGCTCGTGCGGGTCGGCATCGAGAAGGAGCACGGTCTCAGCCCCGACAGCaagatggtggtgctgcaCGACTTTACGCCCTGCGTGGACGACGAGCTGGAGGTGAAGCGGGGCCAGATAGTGAACATACTGTACCGCGAGAACGACTGGGTGTACGTGATCGGGCAGGACACGCGGCAGGAAGGCTTCATACCGCACTCGTACTGTGCCCCGTTCAACACGCAGCTTGCCGATCTGGCCATCAAGAAGAAGCTGCCGCGCGATCTCTCCACCATGGGTGCCCCAGGCGGCGgtgcaggtggtggtggtggtgttaatGGCGGTGGAGGTAGTGGAGGAGGCGGTGGTACTGGCCCGGGGACGACCGGGCTGGTGGTCGGTGGAGGGGGGCTCGGCAATGGCGTCGGGCTGACGGCGGCCGACCTGACCGACGGCGGTATGCCCGACATTAGTATGGACGTGCTGGACGACAGCACTGGACCGGGGCTGCTCACGAACGCGCTGAAGCACTCGCAGGCGAGTCTCAGCTCCGAGCCCGATTTCTTGCCATTCGCCAAGGACCCGAGCGGTCGGTACATCGTGCTGTACACGTTTATCGCGCGCGACGAGAACGATGTGTCGGTGGAGCGGGGCGAGTTTGTGACCGTGCTGAACCGGGAGGACCCGGAGTGGTTCTGGATCGTGCGGAGCGACGGGCAGGAGGGCTTCATACCGTCCGGGTTCGTCTACCCGGCGGAGAACATTTTGCAGGGCCATGcggggaagcagcagcagcagggcggTGTAAATAGTATGGGATCGATCGGTAACGATATGAACAGTCTGCAAGCGATGGGCGGAGGTAATATGACgctcggcggtggtggtggtggtcaacatcagcagcagcaacagcagcaacagcaacaggcccagcatcaacagcaggcacagcagcagcagcagcagcagcaacatcagcaacaacCTGGCATCGGATCGGACGATCTACGGTATCATGGCACGGAGCTGGTAATGCTCTACGACTACAAG GCACAAGCACCAGACGATTTGAGCGTACGGAGAGGCGACTGGATCTATGCCGACCTCAACAACCAAACCGTCGACGGATGGTTGTGGGCCTACGCACCGAAAACCCGCAAGTACGGTTTTATTCCCAAAGCATACGCCCGCCCACCTGCCATGACGAGTCTGTAG
- the LOC121592843 gene encoding glycine-rich cell wall structural protein-like isoform X1: MKLFVVLMALVAAAVAAPAPQFGFGYPGFGGGKFYRKALRRGFIPVAVPVPVAVAPIGVAPVGVLAPVGYVDPGYRHHPRFYRPYPGPHYGGHYGGPVGGLLGGGGGGFSGSQANAQSASFNIGLGGISGSFSNSNANSFGGGHGGGFGGSGAQASAQSASFGGGLGGFGGSASNAQASANSFGGGGGGLFF; encoded by the exons ATGAAACTGTTTGTAGTGTTGATGGCCCTGGTGGCCGCTGCGGTTGCTGCACCGGCGCCCCAGTTTGGCTTCGGATATCCCGGCTTTGGAGGAG GAAAATTCTATAGGAAAG CACTACGTAGAG GCTTTATTCCGGTAGCGGTTCCGGTTCCAGTAGCGGTAGCACCGATCGGTGTAGCGCCGGTCGGTGTACTAGCCCCAGTCGGATACGTAGATCCAG GATACCGACACCATCCACGCTTCTATCGCCCGTATCCAGGCCCCCACTATGGTGGACACTACGGTGGTCCGGTCGGTGGTCtgctgggtggtggtggtggtggattcTCCGGCAGCCAGGCTAACGCACAGTCCGCCTCGTTCAACATCGGTCTAGGCGGCATTTCGGGCTCGTTCAGTAACTCGAACGCTAACTCGTTCGGCGGTGGCCATGGCGGTGGTTTCGGTGGATCCGGTGCACAGGCATCGGCACAGTCCGCCTCGTTTGGCGGCGGTTTGGGAGGTTTCGGTGGTTCGGCCTCCAATGCCCAAGCGTCGGCCAATTCGTTCGGTGGAGGCGGCGGTGGTTT GTTCTTCTAA
- the LOC121592843 gene encoding glycine-rich cell wall structural protein-like isoform X3, whose translation MKLFVVLMALVAAAVAAPAPQFGFGYPGFGGGKFYRKALRRGFIPVAVPVPVAVAPIGVAPVGVLAPVGYVDPGPHYGGHYGGPVGGLLGGGGGGFSGSQANAQSASFNIGLGGISGSFSNSNANSFGGGHGGGFGGSGAQASAQSASFGGGLGGFGGSASNAQASANSFGGGGGGLFF comes from the exons ATGAAACTGTTTGTAGTGTTGATGGCCCTGGTGGCCGCTGCGGTTGCTGCACCGGCGCCCCAGTTTGGCTTCGGATATCCCGGCTTTGGAGGAG GAAAATTCTATAGGAAAG CACTACGTAGAG GCTTTATTCCGGTAGCGGTTCCGGTTCCAGTAGCGGTAGCACCGATCGGTGTAGCGCCGGTCGGTGTACTAGCCCCAGTCGGATACGTAGATCCAG GCCCCCACTATGGTGGACACTACGGTGGTCCGGTCGGTGGTCtgctgggtggtggtggtggtggattcTCCGGCAGCCAGGCTAACGCACAGTCCGCCTCGTTCAACATCGGTCTAGGCGGCATTTCGGGCTCGTTCAGTAACTCGAACGCTAACTCGTTCGGCGGTGGCCATGGCGGTGGTTTCGGTGGATCCGGTGCACAGGCATCGGCACAGTCCGCCTCGTTTGGCGGCGGTTTGGGAGGTTTCGGTGGTTCGGCCTCCAATGCCCAAGCGTCGGCCAATTCGTTCGGTGGAGGCGGCGGTGGTTT GTTCTTCTAA
- the LOC121592843 gene encoding glycine-rich cell wall structural protein-like isoform X2 has product MKLFVVLMALVAAAVAAPAPQFGFGYPGFGGGFIPVAVPVPVAVAPIGVAPVGVLAPVGYVDPGYRHHPRFYRPYPGPHYGGHYGGPVGGLLGGGGGGFSGSQANAQSASFNIGLGGISGSFSNSNANSFGGGHGGGFGGSGAQASAQSASFGGGLGGFGGSASNAQASANSFGGGGGGLFF; this is encoded by the exons ATGAAACTGTTTGTAGTGTTGATGGCCCTGGTGGCCGCTGCGGTTGCTGCACCGGCGCCCCAGTTTGGCTTCGGATATCCCGGCTTTGGAGGAG GCTTTATTCCGGTAGCGGTTCCGGTTCCAGTAGCGGTAGCACCGATCGGTGTAGCGCCGGTCGGTGTACTAGCCCCAGTCGGATACGTAGATCCAG GATACCGACACCATCCACGCTTCTATCGCCCGTATCCAGGCCCCCACTATGGTGGACACTACGGTGGTCCGGTCGGTGGTCtgctgggtggtggtggtggtggattcTCCGGCAGCCAGGCTAACGCACAGTCCGCCTCGTTCAACATCGGTCTAGGCGGCATTTCGGGCTCGTTCAGTAACTCGAACGCTAACTCGTTCGGCGGTGGCCATGGCGGTGGTTTCGGTGGATCCGGTGCACAGGCATCGGCACAGTCCGCCTCGTTTGGCGGCGGTTTGGGAGGTTTCGGTGGTTCGGCCTCCAATGCCCAAGCGTCGGCCAATTCGTTCGGTGGAGGCGGCGGTGGTTT GTTCTTCTAA